A genomic region of Zea mays cultivar B73 chromosome 6, Zm-B73-REFERENCE-NAM-5.0, whole genome shotgun sequence contains the following coding sequences:
- the LOC100191685 gene encoding uncharacterized protein isoform X1, whose protein sequence is MAANYHHYQMAVHAAAAAAAWRREPDSPQLSFVSGCSSLFSISTLQDDDDDRAAAVVIAAGHALPSTPVSLAGFVGDEVDMEVQQASGDDRRSIRMMRNRESALRSRARKRVSIVNSLHKNMHTWRTWRKRFAG, encoded by the exons ATGGCGGCCAACTACCACCACTACCAGATGGCGGtgcacgcggcggcggcggcggcggcgtggagGAGGGAGCCGGACAGCCCGCAGCTGAGCTTCGTGAGCGGGTGCAGCTCCCTCTTCTCCATCTCCACgctgcaggacgacgacgacgaccgaGCCGCCGCCGTCGTCATCGCCGCCGGCCACGCGCTGCCCTCCACGCCCGTCTCGCTCGCGGGCTTCGTCGGCGACGAGGTCGACATGGAGGTGCAGCAGGCCAGCGGCGACGATCGGAGGAGCATCAGGATGATGAGGAACCGGGAGTCCGCGCTCCGCTCCAGGGCCAGGAAGAGGGTCAGTATAGTAAACTCACTACACAAAAACAT GCATACGTGgagaacctggagaaagaggttCGCCGGCTAG
- the LOC100191685 gene encoding uncharacterized protein LOC100191685, giving the protein MAANYHHYQMAVHAAAAAAAWRREPDSPQLSFVSGCSSLFSISTLQDDDDDRAAAVVIAAGHALPSTPVSLAGFVGDEVDMEVQQASGDDRRSIRMMRNRESALRSRARKRAYVENLEKEVRRLVDDNLKLKKQCKELKREVAALVLPTKSSLRRTSSTQF; this is encoded by the exons ATGGCGGCCAACTACCACCACTACCAGATGGCGGtgcacgcggcggcggcggcggcggcgtggagGAGGGAGCCGGACAGCCCGCAGCTGAGCTTCGTGAGCGGGTGCAGCTCCCTCTTCTCCATCTCCACgctgcaggacgacgacgacgaccgaGCCGCCGCCGTCGTCATCGCCGCCGGCCACGCGCTGCCCTCCACGCCCGTCTCGCTCGCGGGCTTCGTCGGCGACGAGGTCGACATGGAGGTGCAGCAGGCCAGCGGCGACGATCGGAGGAGCATCAGGATGATGAGGAACCGGGAGTCCGCGCTCCGCTCCAGGGCCAGGAAGAGG GCATACGTGgagaacctggagaaagaggttCGCCGGCTAGTGGATGACAACTTGAAGCTCAAGAAGCAGTGCAAAGAG CTGAAACGGGAGGTAGCGGCACTGGTCCTCCCAACCAAGAGCTCACTTCGGAGAACCTCATCCACCCAATTCTGA